The Kryptolebias marmoratus isolate JLee-2015 linkage group LG9, ASM164957v2, whole genome shotgun sequence nucleotide sequence ATCATGCCTTTTATGTTGTTTCTGCATGGAATAACCAAACTACTTccatagattttattttattctactgAACATACTGTATTAACTTTCTTTTAACACAATACTGAAAATTGTAGCTTAATGGAACCAGAGTTGttattcaaatgtttcttttgttctttgtcatTTCACACAAGAGCAACGGGATGAGAGTTTTTTAGTTCCACAAAGTTTCATTTATTGACAGCTTAAAATTACAGTACTTGGAGAGTTTGTCTATTTGAAAACTACTGAAGAAAGAGTATTATTTGATTAAACTAAATGAACTACAGTAAGTATTGTCCCTGTTTAAATCaaattgaaataaactgaactgaaccaaGAGTGTGTTCCTATGGCAACTGTTTATACAGTTCATTAGAAATGCTAATATGCATATAAACGTGTTTGAGTTTTGATGCAAAGTCTGGGTTTTTGATATTTTGTATAACTTCGGtgtaacattttgaaaactcaGAAATTAATACTTACTTTAAAAGATGAAACGTCATACTCTAAACTCTATATATTGATTTTATCCAATTCAATCTCTTCTTGTATATTACTGACAAATGTATATGTCTTCATAGCcaggacaaacacaaatacaactGAATTATGTATTTATCATTTGCCTGTCTATAAATATGCTTTTTCTTTATactgtttgtgcttttgcaCCTCTTCAATGTGAACAGAATTATGTGCCATGAGATCCATGAGTCAACCTTTGTATGAAAGAACAACATTCAGATGTCATGTAATCAAACTCTTTATAAAAGCAGCTCTCATTGTATTTCTTGTGAGAAGTTGTAACATATTTTAGCCAAACATATACAGTAAGTGCTTTTGTACAGTGGTACTTTCATAGTGTAGTCTGTTGTGTAATGTGAGCTAACTGTATGCTATGGTCTGGTCTGTatgagttaataaaaacaaaccaacaataaacTTCTTAATCTTTTGCATTTTACAACATAGTGTATAACTTTTGAAcagctgcacattttttaagggggtttaatttttctgtttgctaaaaaaTGTGTTGGCTCATTTGAGCAGTGAAAGGATCCTGATTTTCAGGCAAAACAATTTGTTCTGACAGTGGTGGCATATCAAAGCTGAAGACCTAACTGAATGATCATTTCTGTCAATTCacatcttcctgttttttaaagattagcAAATTAAAGTAATCAGTGCAATACAGATGATGGACAAGCAATGTTggagatgttttgttaaaatgcattcagttaACAAGTAGAtcttagaagaaaaaaaaaatttgttgaTAATATGCTGATATATTAAGTCGATTTGGGGTAATTTGCAGCATATTACATGTTATTCAAGCTTCCAtcacatatttattaaaatagtgATTTGCtacatacaaaagaaaaaaaaaagaaaaccctttttaaaatcaacaaatgtaattttaacCAGGGTGTTTCACTAAacaagtttcactttaaagGATTAAGCAAGTAAGTAGACCAGGGGTTATATATTCtcttaaaattttctttttttatgaaatgcaCAGAGAAGATACAAAGTTGAGTCTGTCAGCTAAGGTAATGTTACATGTATTTGTCATATAAATCTGCTTGAAATTTGCAAACAGCATAAGGGACAAAACCTCTGTTTCAAAGACAAAACTTTTAGTCAAGCTGCTTTGATACGATTTCTTTAGTTAATTCAAACTTACTCTTGATGAGGGGACATGATGAgaatgacagaaacacagaattaagcttaaaaaaatataatgatcatgtttgttttcacaatGATGTTTCATCTGCAGCTTCACTACTTCAAGGTTTCAAGCTGGCATTTAAGTAttgcttaaaatgaaaattactGTTAAATTGAATTTATGTGATACATTCAAATTGTATCTGTCACAAGATAACATTTTGTATATTACACTGTATTTGCTGGTCATGTGGTATGGGATGTAAAATGTACAGCTGCATCATATTCACAGTACAACATGATCATGACAACATCTTCAATAAAGCTCATAACAAATTTGGTTGTTAATAAATAGTTGTGAGATGAATCAGCAGTGACACATCCACTTGCAAAATTTTAAAGATGTCCAATCCCCCCCTCATGTGAGATGGAAGTTCAAACTGGCTCTAGGTAAGTGTTTCATCTGTGATGTCTTCACTAATCACACACAAACTGTCAGATTTACCCCAACAAAGAATGTTGAAGGTTTCATGGACTGGGAAAAGAACCACCATGGTAAGTCTCAACTGATTCTCAAATTatagtgttttaaaacagaatttaaaaacaattattatgatcattattaataataataatattaatatattttgtgtatttaattGCTTtacctttatgtttttttcctatCTGCTTAAAAAATGTGTCTGTACCCTTTTGTATTTATGTGCAATTGCATGATCACATCTCTCAGGGGAGATGAGGTCATGGGAGTGAACACCAGACACAACATTGAACAAAAGAAAGCTGGCCTTCAGGCCAAAATGAATaggcagcattttttttaaagtaataataattgttttagtttccttttcATGCCTTATGACGTTTCAGTGACTGCTGACCTATAGAGGTGATTTTCACTGTGCTTGCTGCTTTGCTTCACATGAGCACCCAGACGCATGACACAGCAATGCACCAATGTGTAACAAAGCACTGGAACGGCCACCAGCTGGCACTAGTAGGCCAACACATGCCCACCACACATCTGTGTAATATATCACTATCAAAGCATCCGCTTTGTTACAgcgaacaacaaaataataaataaataaaggtacCAAAAAGATATTGAAAAAattacagtttgtttaattttttatgtttgctactCCATATGTTTCACAgtacatttattataaattcttacatataaaacaatattacatttttatatttgtcatgcatatttttcagagaatataTATTTTCAGGGATAATTGTTTGTAGAATTGATCAGCTCCACCATCCCTCCCCCCTCTGCTTCCTCTCTCTGCGCCAGCCTGTCTTCAGAACCACGGACAGCAACCTGCAGAGAGGAGCTCCGTTTCCATGGCGACGTGTCCTCTGTTCACTGGAGCTCTGCATCCGCCTGTAATTTAATATTCCAACAGTCCCTCCCCCTCCCTTCTTTTCTCGCAGTGCAGCATTCACATTTTGTAGACATCAAAGGAGAAAGAACAACTAaatgttgctgccatctttgtgttgcttaagttaataaaaaaacagaaactgggtGCTTTGAGACGGAATCAGTGCTGCTGCATGATTGAATATAAATGGAGGCAGATATGGGAGGAGGTGCGGCAGAATGCTGCAGTGCTTGTGCACGCGCACGTACACGCTTGGCCTACATTCTGAGCCAATACGTAGCAGAAGCAGGTGGGAGGGGTGGGTGCGAAGACATGAGGATTAATATAGGTCACCTTGTTTCTATATTCACGAGTGGATCAAATTcatagattgtttttttcttacattgcATCGTGAAATATAGCAGCGTTATTTCAAAGAAAGGGGCAACATTATAAATTAACGTGGTTTACAATGTATACCGGTGCTCATCATCACTGCACAGGCATATTTAATCCATATGATGTCGCTGCTCACTTCTACAAATGGATGAATACTGTGGGAGTGTGCTGATGAGAGCACAGACCTTACACAAAGACTGCAAAGGCAAAAGATTCGAGCAATGTCAcagtaaaagtagctaaatatttaagaataataatcatttttaatcaaaatttttAGAGAACATGATGATATTTGAGCAACTTATTCATGATAGACTAACCAACTAAAAAAATCGAAATCAAACGTGTCAGTATAATTATTATACTTTTTAGTGTAACCTAATGTTTTCTCAGGCAAACACGTTGTCAAACATTGTCGGCCAACTCAAGATCTACCCGCAGTGACTGTTTCGCCCAACAGAAAAgtacaacacaaataaaaacaaacaaacatagcTCTTAACTCTTCAAATATTCGCAATAAATGTATTCttcaatttttaatttgtttattttaataaaattactATTTAAAACAGTGGCAGCCTTTGTAACActtaatagtttttattttttttaaacacgagACACGTTGAAATTAAGCACCCTTCAGCTCAATGCTAAAGTGTGTTTCAAACACAACCACCCAGAAAACATCGTGTTTTCTGCAGACTCTTAGGAGTGACAGTAAGTGGTGCTAGTGCACTATTTTTGGAAGCAATGATGTGCGTGAGGGGGCACCTTATTTTCTGCATGTGTATTCACTGACAGCCATAGAGTCGGCTTGGATGAACGGACTAAACGGCCTTCCTTCTTCCGCTAGAAGACTGGTTCAAGCcgaccttttttatttattttattttatttattacagggGAACGCAGAAAATCCGGCAACAGTTTTGTTGAATGATTTAAGGATACCTATCGAGAGCCTTTTTTGTTACTAAACAATGAAAGTGACGGACGTCAAAAGACAATGGAGAGATGTGCTGGGCTCTTTTTGTTTGGCGCTGCTGATTGTAACAAAATTTGGAGGAATTTCCGCTCAAATTCGATATTCTATCCAGGAGGAGTCAAAATCAGGAGCTACAATTGGCAATGTAGCCAAGGACCTCGGGCTGGATGTCGGAAGGTTGGCGGATAGGAATCTGCGTGTGGTATCTGGAACAAAGCAGGATTTATTTAAGGTAAATTCGAGAGACGGATTTTTAATAGTGAAGCAGAGAGTTGACAGAGAGGAGCTGTGCGTAAAAACTGTGCCATGCGTCATAAATCTGAAAGCCGTTGTCGAAAATCCTCTAGAAATGCATCAAGTAATAATTGAGATAATCGATGTAAATGACAATTCGCCGAGATTCCCTGAAGAGAATCACACAATGGAGGTGCTGGAGTCCGCCGTCGTCGGTTCACGTTTTCAGATTGAAGGAGCCCACGACTTGGATGTTGGTTTGAATTCCATTCATTCATATAAACTGAACCACAACCAATATTTTCGACTGGAAACCGAAGATTTTGGAGATGAAGGTAAAGTTCCGTTTCTGGTACTGCAAAGACCTTTGGACAGAGAAGAAACCTCTCAGCACTGGCTTTTATTAACAGCTACAGATGgagggaaaccttcaaaatcaGGTGCAATAAATATCACAGTTATTGTATCTGATATAAATGATAACTCCCCAGTGtgtgataaacaaaaatatgccaTAACAATAAAAGAGAACGCTCCTGTTGGGACATTTCTGTTGACAGTAAACGCATCTGACCCGGATGAAGGGGTAAACGGTGAAATTGAATATTCTTTAAGGAGTAAAAATCGAGGCTTCTCATCTGAGCCTTTTCACTTGGATAGCAGAACTGGGAAACTAACAGTGAAAGCATCCCTGGATTATGAGGAAAAGAACGCCTATGAGATTAAAGTACTGGCTGCAGACAAAGGTTCAGTGCCTCTCTCCACACAGTGCAATATGATGGTGAGAGTAGAAGATGTGAATGATAACCAACCTGAAATAGACATCACGTCCTTTTCAAGTCGGATTCCAGAAGATGCGCCACCTGGAACCGTGGTGGCGCTGATGGGCGTGACGGATCTTGACTCTGGTGTGAACGGACAGGTGGTCTGCAACGTGCTGGGGGATTTACCTTTTGACTTAAAGCCATCACCGGACGGACAGTCATATTCTTTGGTTACTAAAGACTACTTAGATAAGGAAATGAAACCTGTATATATAATTGAAATATTGGCAAAAGATTTAGGTAGTCCTGTTCTATCATCTACGAGGGTGATTCAGGTAGAAGTGCTTGATGTAAACGATAATAGCCCTTTATTCACTGAAAGTCCATACATTTTCTATgtatatgaaaataataaagcagGAATGTCAATATTTTCAGTGAGCGCAACTGATGCAGATGGAGGCGAAAATGCAGCAGTCTCATACTCGCTTGGCCGTAAAAATCCAAACCCCTTCATAACTTcctttttaacaataaatgaaGCTAACGGCACTATTTCAGCGCTGAAAAGCTTCGACtttgaaactctgaaaacattCCAGTTTCAAGTTGTAGCCACAGATTCTGGAGCTCCGTCACTGAGCAGCAACGTGACAGTGAACGTGTTCATTCTGGATCAGAACGACAACCCTCCAGTCATCCTGTATCCAGTCAGCTCGAACggttctgctgaaggtgtgGAGGAGATTCCCCGCAACGTCAACGCAGGACACTTGGTGACTAAAATCAGAGCTTATGACGCTGATATAGGATATAATGGCTGGCTGCTGTTCTCACTGCAGGAAGTTACTGACCACAGTCTCTTTGGTTTGGACCGCTACACAGGACAGATCAGAACACTGCGCTCATTCACAGAGACAGACGAGGCTGAGCATAAACTGCTCATACTGGTCAAAGACAATGGCAACGTTTCCCTCTCAGCAACAGCTACTGTAATTGTCAAACTGGTGGAGCCCAAGGAGGCTTTTGCAGCTTCAGATGTTAAAAGTGCAGTGAAAGATGATGAAGAGAACAACGTGACTTTTTACCTCATCATCACTTTGGGCtcagtttcagttctgtttctcATCAGCATCATCGTGCTGATTGCAATGCAGTGCTCCAAATCCACAGACTATACTTCTAAATATCTGCAAGAGCCTAATTATGATGGGACACTGTGTCACAGCATCCAGTACAGATCTGGAGACAAACGGTACATGCTAGTTGGACCCAGGATGAGTATAGGATCTACTATCGTACCTGGAAGTCATGCAAACACGCTAGTGCTGCCTGACAGGAGGAAAACATCTGAAGAGGTAAGAGTCTTTCTTCTTCTAATAAGGCTTTTGTTACAGTGACTGACACAGTGACGCTGTCTATGGTTCTGAaattcacttttatttgtttgattgcatatttcttttttactgtgcAAATAATATAATATTGTCCTTTGTACGGTTTATTTATTAACACTTTAATTAaggtaataataatatttcCAGTTTTACGAGGAGTCAGTATTCTATTTATGCCCAATAATACACTTGATTTTATTGTGGTttcatttgatgcttttttaaaagtgcagaGATGCAGATCTGCACTCTGCCCCCTCATGTTAAATACATGTACATTACTTAGAAAACCTGGGGTTTGGATGAAAATCATATTTTgataaaaccaaaatgtttgtccataaaataaatcacttagcagatgttttatgtttcatcGGGATaagcaaagctttaaaaagcaaagtattacatttaaaaactattgaAATGTAATGAAATACAGGTCACTTAATGCTTGGACTTatatacattaaaatatttagattactcgttattttttgcaaaaactgtgGCCACTGAACCACTCGTTATAATTACCTAAAATTTGTGGCTTTCAGAGAAACGTATCCAGCATGTAGCTGACTACTTGAGCAGGTCAAGTTTATTTTCCACGTAGACACTTTTAGGATCAGGGTAAATACAATAAGTAAAAACTTCAGCTTTCATTTTGTATTGCGCCGTCGATTCCACTTGGTGTCAGTGTGACACACTGAATGATTTCGTTCCTTATTTTTCCGCAGGCcctgccttttttgtgttagtGTAGGTCGTGTACTGATGGGATACATATcgcaggtttttatttcaaataagaTAATAAGCGGGTAGTTTGTACGCATAAAAGTTCCTCCGTATGAGAATTGCCATAAAGTATTTACTATGCTGGCTTCATGCGCAGTTGGatgttagcttttttttttcaaaaagcatCGGATATTTGTTTTGCAATGGAAGAACGGAAACAAAGGCGCAGACAGAGCTTCTGGTGGATCTCCGGActgttgttgctgtgttttgtagATCGGATTTTTGCTCAGCTAAAATACTCTGTTCCTGAGCACGTCCAGGTTGGATCCCCTGTCGGAAATGTTGCCAAGGATTTGGGGCTCGACATCGGCTCTTTACCAAGCAGACGATTTCGCATTGTTTCGGGCCCAAATCATgctctgtttgctttaaatcaGAACAATGGAGTGATGTCTGTTGCGCAAAATGCTGACCGCGAGGTGCTCTGTGACGGCACAAAGGTTTGTTTGATAAGCCTTAAAATTGTTGTTGAAAATCCTCTGGAAATACATTATATCGTTGTGGAAATCACCGACATTAACGACCATTCACCGACATTTCCAGAAAGCGAGCAGCGTCTGGAAATAGCAGAAAACACCCCTCCGGGTACTCGATTCCAGATTCATGCAGCTAGAGATCCTGATGTTGGCACACAGTCAGTTCGGTTTTATAagttaaatcaaaataattattttgataCTGAAATCAGAGAAAGTGAAGAAGACAAAATACCATTTTTAGTGTTAAAAAAGCCTTTGGATAGGGAGCTGAAAGCAGaacataatttagttttaacGGCTTTAGATGGGGGGACTCCCTCTAAATGGGGAACCCTTAATTTGACTATCACTGTTTTAGATGCAAATGATAATCGACCTGTATTCAGCAAGGATGTATATACTGTGTCATTAAATGAAAACGCGACAATAGGAACTCTTGTGATCAAATTAAATGCGACAGATTTAGATGATGGCCCAAATGGGGAAATTGAATATGCTTTTGGAAAAacgcaaaagaaaaatgtacatGACATATTTGAGTTAAACAGCATCACTGGTGAAATTCGAGTCATAGGGAAAGTGGACTATGAGGAGACAGAGCTTTACAGACTAGATTTGCAGGCTTCAGATAATGGCCAGCCACCCTGGACAGCCGAAAGTAGAgttgtgattaaaataaaagacgTGAATGATAATGAACCAGACATTGAGATAACATCCCTGTCCAACCAGATACCAGAGGATTCAAAGCCTGGTACTGTTATCTCACTTATTAGTGTCACAGACAAAGATTCAGGTCTCAATGGGAAGgttatttgtaaaatttcaCAACCTGTTCCGTTTGATTTGACACCATCTATTGAGGAAAACATGTTCTCTCTGGTCACAAAGGGGCGTTTAGATCGAGAAACTGTGTCCCAGTATGATATTACCATAACTGCTACTGACTGTGGGGAACCTCAGctttataaagttaaaacattacACATTCAGGTGTCAGATGTAAATGACAACATACCAGTTTTCAGTCAGAATCCAGTAGAACTTTACTTGGTAGAAAACAACTCTGCAGGTGCAGCAATATTTTCCATAACTGCTACTGATGAGGATCTGAATGAAAATGCAGCCATATCTTATCACATTGCAAAAGCTGACGGTGTTAAGGGTGAGATGGCGTCATACCTTAACATAAACTCAGAAAATGGACTGATAACTGCGCTGAAAAGTTTCGACTttgaaaacctgaaaaccttCCAGTTCCATGTTGTAGCCACAGATTCTGGAGCTCCGTCACTGAGCAGCAACGTGACAGTGAACGTGTTCATTCTGGATCAGAACGACAACGCTCCAGTCATCCTGTATCCAGTCAGCTCGAACggttctgctgaaggtgtgGAGGAGATTCCCCGCAACGTCAACGCAGGACACTTGGTGACTAAAGTCAGAGCCTATGACGCTGATATAGGATATAATGGCTGGCTGCTGTTCTCACTGCAGGAAGTTACTGACCACAGTCTTTTTGGTTTGGACCGCTACACAGGACAGATCAGAACACTGCGCTCATTCACAGAGACAGACGAGGCTGAGCATAAACTGCTCATACTGGTCAAAGACAATGGCAACGTTTCCCTCTCAGCAACAGCTACTGTAATTGTCNAAACTGGTGGAGCCCAAAGAGGCTTTTGCAGCTTCAGATGTTAAAAGTGCATCAAAAGATGATGAGGAGAATAATGTGACGTTTTACCTCATCATCACTTTGGGCTCAGTTTCAGTTCTGTTCCTCATCAGCATCATTGTGCTGATTGCAATGCAGTGCTCCAAAACCACAGACTATACTTCTAAATATCTGCAAGAGGCTAATTATGATGGGACACTGTGTCACAGCATCCAGTACAGATCTGGAGACAAACGGTACATGTTAGTTGGCCCCAGGATGAGTATAGGATCTACTATCGTACCTGGAAGTCATGCAAACACGCTGGTGCTGCCTGACAGGAGGAAAACATCTGAAGAGGTAAGAAGTGGCTCCTTCTTTCATTAGAAAATTTGGGTTGCAAAGAGTTGTTGGTTTAATACCATTTAATGCCATTCATCCTCTTCAgtgtctttttgtatttgtttaaattttaaagagaATTGAGACTTTTAACATCACATCATATGTTTAAATGTCTACACAATTTTAGGAGCATGTTGCAAATCACAGGTAGTTTAAGTTCTTCAAATCAATCAATCCTTTACAGTCACATACTTTTTgtagtatatatttttaaagaaagtttgatttttatatttgaaaactGTAAAGCTATTTTTGGCATTGAAATGATCATGATTGTTTGAGTTGTGGAAATTTTCAGATGGggtaatgttattttttttttattctgacatgTCCATTTTAAATACTTACTTCTTTGAAGGTCTAAATCACTGCTAATTTTTTTTGgatctgcttgttttttaacatcttttgcTTTTCACGGTGTTGATGCTTAAAGGAAACTTGAGTCTTACATTTTACAGGTTcctattttttactttcataaATATCATAAACTCAAATTAACACGTTTGTTTGATTGATATAGCCATTTAAACTGCATCTACTCTGATGTTTCTTATTCAAGTTACACCTTTGAAAATGAAGGAGGTAATATTGTTTCATTGTGACAAGTGACAATATAACCTGTAACTGAAATAATGTAGATGTTCGGTGtcactttaaaatcattttaaagtctgtcttttttattgaaCATAAATA carries:
- the LOC108242356 gene encoding protocadherin alpha-8-like translates to MKVTDVKRQWRDVLGSFCLALLIVTKFGGISAQIRYSIQEESKSGATIGNVAKDLGLDVGRLADRNLRVVSGTKQDLFKVNSRDGFLIVKQRVDREELCVKTVPCVINLKAVVENPLEMHQVIIEIIDVNDNSPRFPEENHTMEVLESAVVGSRFQIEGAHDLDVGLNSIHSYKLNHNQYFRLETEDFGDEGKVPFLVLQRPLDREETSQHWLLLTATDGGKPSKSGAINITVIVSDINDNSPVCDKQKYAITIKENAPVGTFLLTVNASDPDEGVNGEIEYSLRSKNRGFSSEPFHLDSRTGKLTVKASLDYEEKNAYEIKVLAADKGSVPLSTQCNMMVRVEDVNDNQPEIDITSFSSRIPEDAPPGTVVALMGVTDLDSGVNGQVVCNVLGDLPFDLKPSPDGQSYSLVTKDYLDKEMKPVYIIEILAKDLGSPVLSSTRVIQVEVLDVNDNSPLFTESPYIFYVYENNKAGMSIFSVSATDADGGENAAVSYSLGRKNPNPFITSFLTINEANGTISALKSFDFETLKTFQFQVVATDSGAPSLSSNVTVNVFILDQNDNPPVILYPVSSNGSAEGVEEIPRNVNAGHLVTKIRAYDADIGYNGWLLFSLQEVTDHSLFGLDRYTGQIRTLRSFTETDEAEHKLLILVKDNGNVSLSATATVIVKLVEPKEAFAASDVKSAVKDDEENNVTFYLIITLGSVSVLFLISIIVLIAMQCSKSTDYTSKYLQEPNYDGTLCHSIQYRSGDKRYMLVGPRMSIGSTIVPGSHANTLVLPDRRKTSEEVRVFLLLIRLLLQ